A genomic region of Pedosphaera parvula Ellin514 contains the following coding sequences:
- a CDS encoding serine/threonine-protein kinase produces MDATQICPTCGKAVVPDAPQGLCPECLIKSGFETKAGNEPAGGKSAFVPPTVEQIAKLFPQFEINELLGHGGMGAVYKARQPRLDRWVALKILAPERQTDPQFAERFEREARALAWLNHPNIVTVYDFGETQGHYYLLMEFVDGLTLRQFLQARKLSPEESLIIIPQICQALQYAHEHGIIHRDIKPENILIDKDSNVKIADFGIAKLLDQEPQNISLTGAQDVMGTPHYMAPEQIEKPQTVDYRADIYSLGVVFYEMLTGELPLGNFQRPSQKAHIDVRLDEVVLHALEKDPERRYQKVSQVKTDVETIAATPDHVEPPISRTPPPIPKATPPPTGMSFGWKIAIGIAGLGAALLLIAVCVVLFFAGTKPKQSQTLAAGDLVSSNAFWNLLNADQRLVVQYTDYKFHKYFDARTFEGWSNEERTNLERRLIDTIKGPHSEEYYLAINSLASLHSTNAVPLLLEMALDHRASIVRLETSNRHRWMAIRAMGIIGDRTVVPKLIHLLYHNNPHIRWWAQVSLVRLTSQNFGTDWKAWGSWWSSQNRQPPFNSEIIHWWRGQAEPNQLTKEFAEADPKFLKNLEASLYKMGFPGTLTNAAMDTGKAQAITTPTTNAQTNSMTPTLDIDPGDGTKAIQNPTEANIRKAVASLRGDAEPGFLILHKDAENMLQATCLAKDSFTIQLQEGGEQHQYQATKNLSADTTTKLLLAYRNGDPDWKMFADWKPL; encoded by the coding sequence ATGGATGCAACCCAGATTTGTCCAACCTGCGGAAAAGCGGTAGTTCCAGACGCGCCGCAGGGCCTCTGCCCGGAGTGCCTGATAAAATCCGGTTTTGAAACCAAGGCGGGGAACGAACCTGCGGGCGGAAAATCGGCCTTTGTGCCACCCACTGTTGAGCAGATTGCCAAACTTTTTCCGCAATTCGAAATCAATGAACTTCTTGGCCATGGTGGCATGGGTGCGGTTTATAAAGCCCGCCAGCCACGATTGGACCGCTGGGTGGCGTTGAAGATCCTGGCACCGGAAAGACAGACTGACCCGCAATTTGCGGAACGATTCGAACGCGAAGCGCGTGCCCTGGCCTGGTTGAATCATCCAAACATCGTCACGGTTTACGACTTCGGCGAGACGCAGGGACATTATTATCTGCTGATGGAGTTTGTGGACGGGTTGACACTGCGCCAATTTCTGCAAGCGCGAAAACTCTCGCCGGAGGAATCGTTGATCATCATACCGCAGATTTGCCAGGCGCTGCAATACGCCCACGAGCATGGCATCATTCATCGCGATATAAAGCCGGAAAACATCCTGATCGACAAAGATAGCAACGTGAAAATCGCCGACTTCGGCATCGCCAAGCTTCTCGATCAGGAACCGCAGAATATTTCGCTCACCGGTGCACAGGACGTGATGGGCACACCGCATTACATGGCGCCAGAACAGATCGAGAAACCGCAAACCGTGGATTATCGCGCGGACATCTATTCACTGGGTGTCGTGTTCTATGAAATGCTTACCGGCGAACTGCCGCTCGGAAATTTTCAACGGCCATCGCAAAAAGCTCACATAGATGTGCGCCTCGATGAAGTGGTGCTGCACGCCCTGGAAAAGGATCCGGAACGTCGTTACCAAAAAGTTAGCCAGGTAAAAACGGACGTGGAAACCATCGCGGCGACACCTGATCACGTGGAGCCTCCCATTTCGCGCACTCCGCCGCCAATTCCAAAAGCGACACCCCCTCCAACGGGAATGTCCTTCGGCTGGAAAATAGCAATTGGGATTGCCGGGCTTGGTGCGGCTCTGTTGCTCATTGCTGTTTGCGTAGTTCTATTTTTTGCCGGAACGAAGCCGAAGCAATCCCAGACGTTGGCGGCAGGCGACCTCGTCAGCTCGAATGCATTCTGGAACTTGTTGAACGCAGACCAGCGTCTCGTGGTGCAATATACCGACTACAAATTCCACAAGTATTTTGACGCGCGCACTTTTGAAGGCTGGTCGAACGAGGAGCGCACCAATCTGGAGCGGCGGCTGATTGACACAATCAAAGGACCCCATTCAGAGGAGTATTACCTGGCCATCAATTCACTCGCCTCTTTGCATTCCACGAACGCGGTGCCTCTCCTGCTGGAGATGGCATTGGACCATAGAGCCTCGATCGTGCGGTTGGAGACCAGTAACCGGCACCGCTGGATGGCCATTCGCGCAATGGGTATTATTGGAGACCGGACCGTCGTGCCCAAATTGATCCACCTGCTTTATCACAACAATCCACACATTCGCTGGTGGGCACAGGTTTCCCTGGTGAGGCTGACCAGCCAGAATTTTGGCACCGATTGGAAGGCGTGGGGAAGTTGGTGGAGTTCCCAAAACCGGCAACCGCCATTCAATTCAGAGATCATTCATTGGTGGCGGGGTCAGGCTGAACCAAATCAACTCACCAAAGAATTCGCAGAAGCCGATCCAAAATTTCTTAAAAACCTCGAAGCCAGCCTATACAAAATGGGGTTTCCGGGCACGTTGACAAACGCGGCTATGGACACCGGCAAGGCGCAGGCAATTACAACACCAACAACCAACGCCCAAACCAACTCCATGACTCCTACATTGGACATTGATCCTGGCGACGGCACGAAGGCCATACAAAATCCGACCGAAGCCAACATTCGCAAAGCCGTAGCCTCACTCCGAGGCGATGCCGAGCCCGGCTTTCTAATTCTTCACAAGGACGCTGAAAACATGCTTCAGGCTACTTGCCTGGCGAAGGATTCCTTTACCATACAGTTACAGGAAGGCGGCGAGCAGCATCAATATCAGGCCACGAAAAATCTTTCCGCTGATACCACCACGAAGTTGTTGCTTGCCTATCGAAACGGTGACCCGGACTGGAAGATGTTCGCGGATTGGAAGCCGCTGTAA
- a CDS encoding TM2 domain-containing protein, with protein sequence MTEKSDKKRLIAFLLCFFLGVFGAHRFYVGKAGTAILQIFTFGGLGIWCLVDVIMILTGSFKDKQARKLEDWK encoded by the coding sequence ATGACAGAAAAATCTGATAAAAAACGGCTCATTGCTTTCCTTCTCTGCTTCTTCCTGGGAGTATTTGGCGCTCACCGGTTCTACGTCGGCAAAGCAGGCACTGCCATTTTACAAATTTTTACCTTCGGCGGCCTGGGCATCTGGTGCCTGGTGGATGTGATTATGATTCTCACCGGTTCATTTAAAGATAAGCAGGCCCGCAAATTGGAAGATTGGAAATAA
- a CDS encoding RNA polymerase sigma factor: MSTTESIKANSRTTPPWGEIARQPVFATTHWSVVLTAGRNDLPQAQDALEKLCQTYWYPLYVYVRRRGYAQVDAEDLTQKFFEWLLERNWLGQADQQRGRFRSFLLTSLSRFLANEWDKARAQKRGRGRVVSLNFEDAENGCAREPVDNVSPEQSFEWRWALTLLDQVLNRLCAEYAAQGKAELFAELKPCLLGERAAQPYAMLASKLGMTEGSVKVVVHRLRQRYRQLLRDEIANTVATPEEVEEELRHLFTVLARR; the protein is encoded by the coding sequence GTGAGCACAACCGAGAGCATCAAAGCCAATTCCCGAACCACTCCGCCTTGGGGCGAGATTGCGCGCCAGCCGGTGTTTGCCACCACTCATTGGTCTGTGGTCCTGACGGCAGGGCGAAATGATCTTCCCCAGGCGCAGGATGCCCTGGAAAAACTTTGCCAGACCTATTGGTATCCACTCTACGTTTACGTGCGGCGGCGGGGATATGCCCAGGTGGATGCCGAGGATCTGACACAGAAATTCTTCGAGTGGTTGCTGGAGCGAAACTGGCTGGGACAGGCGGACCAGCAACGCGGTCGGTTCCGCTCCTTCCTCCTGACCAGCTTGAGCCGGTTCCTGGCGAACGAATGGGACAAGGCCAGGGCGCAAAAGCGGGGTCGTGGCCGGGTTGTGTCCCTGAATTTCGAAGACGCAGAAAATGGCTGCGCCCGGGAGCCGGTGGACAACGTCAGCCCGGAACAGAGTTTTGAATGGCGTTGGGCGCTGACCTTGTTGGACCAGGTCCTAAACCGGCTCTGTGCTGAATATGCAGCTCAAGGGAAGGCGGAATTATTTGCGGAACTGAAACCATGCCTGTTGGGCGAACGTGCGGCGCAACCCTACGCCATGTTGGCGTCCAAGCTGGGTATGACTGAAGGTTCGGTAAAAGTGGTGGTGCACCGGTTGCGTCAGCGGTATCGGCAATTGCTCCGGGATGAAATAGCCAATACGGTGGCAACACCGGAGGAAGTTGAAGAGGAATTGCGTCACTTATTTACCGTGCTGGCAAGACGATGA
- a CDS encoding DUF6263 family protein: MKKHKVICCVIMAGAVLVGECSKKEAIAREAGTQAKAEATSPASNEPVEMRFKWVVGKKYTTRVVLTEISETSGSQLPQPMRGDTKEVQDYAVSTLKEREGGGKELELEFLSQKVSTKMGDREVLSFDSTADAKDDAAKPGAASMRKMVGAKIKFLTDAKGRVEKVEGVDELLKRMTADASPELQQMFKGMVNEDILKQRVDSQYMPEKPLKIGDVWPVKTEMNLPIMGTLITNIKFTFTGWEQHENHKCAVVTFDGDITSKPGATQASPMVMTVEGGKISGKSWFDPEIGMGVGTLEDNNMTLKMNVHGQSLSTGIRQKMNFTLLQVADAGK; encoded by the coding sequence ATGAAAAAACATAAGGTTATTTGCTGCGTAATAATGGCCGGGGCTGTGCTGGTCGGGGAATGCTCAAAAAAGGAAGCAATTGCCAGGGAGGCCGGCACGCAGGCAAAGGCTGAAGCCACTTCTCCGGCATCCAATGAGCCGGTCGAGATGCGGTTCAAATGGGTTGTGGGTAAAAAATACACCACCCGGGTGGTTCTGACCGAGATCAGCGAAACGAGCGGTTCCCAGTTGCCACAGCCCATGAGAGGCGATACCAAAGAAGTGCAGGATTATGCCGTTTCTACGTTGAAGGAGCGGGAAGGCGGCGGCAAGGAACTGGAGCTTGAATTCCTTTCGCAAAAGGTGAGCACAAAAATGGGGGATCGTGAAGTTCTGAGCTTTGATTCAACCGCTGATGCAAAAGATGACGCCGCCAAGCCGGGAGCTGCCAGCATGAGGAAAATGGTCGGTGCAAAAATAAAGTTTCTCACAGATGCCAAAGGCCGCGTCGAAAAGGTCGAGGGGGTGGATGAACTGCTCAAACGAATGACTGCAGATGCCTCCCCCGAGTTGCAACAGATGTTTAAAGGGATGGTTAATGAAGACATCTTGAAGCAGAGGGTGGATTCCCAGTATATGCCGGAAAAGCCACTAAAGATCGGCGACGTCTGGCCGGTCAAAACGGAAATGAACTTGCCCATAATGGGAACGCTGATTACCAACATAAAGTTTACCTTCACCGGTTGGGAACAGCATGAGAATCATAAATGCGCCGTCGTCACTTTTGATGGGGACATCACATCCAAACCGGGAGCAACTCAGGCGTCACCCATGGTCATGACCGTCGAGGGTGGAAAGATTTCTGGAAAGAGTTGGTTCGATCCGGAAATCGGTATGGGCGTCGGCACGTTGGAGGATAATAACATGACCTTGAAAATGAACGTTCACGGGCAATCGCTTTCAACCGGCATCCGGCAGAAGATGAACTTCACATTGCTGCAAGTGGCAGACGCTGGGAAATAG
- a CDS encoding beta-propeller fold lactonase family protein translates to MPDQSNRFDQHPKQRLSLWFLRCLFICLSNGIFAQTSYVNFEGKQTSPVRLSQDGTRLFAVNTPDARLSVFDVTKPSNPLLIAEIPVGVEPVSVNPRTPDEVWVVNEVSDSVSIVSVSQKMVVDTLYVKDEPADVVFAGGKAFVTAARKNRVVVFDVTNHVQLASIPLFGENPRALAVNTNETKVYAVFALSGNHTTLIPPASAPPQSKPTNTSLPAPPQVGLIVDAHNPGTNHVAYKMPDNDVVEIDVSKLTISRYFTNVGTVNLGIAIRPGSGDLFIANTDSRNLIHFEPNVRAHIVDNRVTRINITNGVSTYFDLNPGVNYSVLPNLPAKTNALAQPTGIVFDPTGNYFYVAAFGTDRVGKVDPNGNVLARIEIGSTPGSVTDSKSKRGPRGLALNAGAQRLYVLNRISNTLTLVDTSSNTVLKEIPVGSYDPTPTVIRNGRGFLYDAKLSGNGNAACAACHIDAEMDLLAWDLGDPNGSVQSVNTLTTNGIAITLQEHPMKGPMTTQTLRGLAGMEPYHWRGDRTNFLHFDGAFGSLMGGTPLSTADMDAYRSFINTIKFQPNPNQNLDRSYPTSFAGGNAVAGRGLFLTNNYNFGLTCNTCHNAPPGPGSTKLVIPAVALEESQDFKVPQLRNVYQKMSFNSAPGTNSIGGFGLTHDGNDDNLNTFLSRPVFANIRSNATIKANLGAFVQCFDTGTAPAVGYTRTVASTNVSTLSISNDWNLLEAQAAVTNIDLVVKGVIDGRLRGLLYKPITRNYTPDSTRDVVLSRTQLIQKIQAGGRLTVMGVPPGSGVRMAIDRDLDGVLDGDVPAPKLRIGTDTLSWPYKAAGYVLETTSSLGSGAWTNANDAVEIINGQNVMTNPAGNRTRFYRLRLQ, encoded by the coding sequence ATGCCCGACCAATCAAACCGGTTTGATCAGCATCCAAAACAAAGGCTCTCATTATGGTTTTTGCGCTGCCTCTTCATCTGCCTGTCGAACGGCATCTTTGCACAAACCAGTTACGTCAATTTTGAAGGCAAACAAACCAGCCCGGTAAGATTATCGCAGGACGGCACGAGGTTGTTTGCGGTGAATACCCCCGATGCGCGACTTTCCGTTTTCGATGTTACCAAACCCTCCAATCCGCTTTTGATTGCAGAAATTCCTGTCGGCGTGGAACCGGTGTCGGTCAATCCAAGAACTCCGGACGAAGTCTGGGTGGTCAACGAAGTCTCCGATAGCGTCAGCATTGTTTCAGTTTCCCAAAAGATGGTGGTGGACACATTGTACGTGAAGGATGAACCGGCCGATGTGGTTTTCGCTGGTGGCAAGGCCTTTGTGACGGCGGCACGCAAAAATCGCGTGGTTGTGTTCGATGTGACCAATCACGTTCAGTTGGCGAGCATCCCGCTTTTTGGCGAAAATCCCCGCGCCTTGGCCGTCAACACGAACGAAACGAAGGTTTATGCGGTGTTTGCGCTCTCAGGAAATCATACCACGCTGATTCCACCAGCCAGCGCACCTCCCCAATCCAAGCCGACGAATACGAGTCTTCCTGCACCACCGCAGGTGGGCTTGATCGTAGACGCGCACAATCCCGGCACCAACCATGTGGCTTACAAAATGCCGGACAATGATGTCGTTGAGATTGACGTCAGCAAACTCACGATTTCCCGCTACTTCACAAACGTGGGCACGGTAAATCTCGGAATTGCCATCCGACCGGGAAGTGGAGACCTGTTTATCGCAAATACCGATTCGAGGAATCTCATTCATTTTGAGCCAAACGTCCGCGCACATATCGTGGATAATCGCGTGACCCGCATCAATATAACCAACGGCGTCTCCACATACTTTGATCTGAATCCCGGCGTCAATTACAGCGTCCTGCCGAACCTGCCCGCCAAAACCAACGCCTTGGCGCAGCCCACGGGAATTGTGTTCGATCCAACCGGCAATTACTTTTACGTCGCCGCCTTTGGAACAGACAGGGTTGGCAAGGTGGACCCAAACGGAAATGTTCTTGCCCGCATCGAGATTGGCTCGACTCCTGGTTCCGTTACAGACTCCAAAAGCAAGCGCGGCCCGCGCGGATTGGCGCTTAATGCCGGTGCCCAACGCCTCTACGTCCTGAATCGCATTTCCAATACCTTGACTCTCGTCGATACCAGTTCCAACACGGTGCTGAAGGAAATTCCCGTGGGCAGCTATGATCCTACTCCGACCGTGATTCGCAATGGACGCGGATTTCTTTACGACGCCAAACTTTCCGGCAACGGCAATGCCGCCTGTGCTGCCTGTCACATTGACGCCGAAATGGATTTGCTCGCCTGGGACTTGGGTGATCCCAATGGCAGCGTGCAATCAGTCAATACTCTCACCACGAATGGAATTGCGATCACTTTGCAGGAGCATCCCATGAAAGGACCGATGACCACCCAGACTTTGCGTGGTCTGGCTGGAATGGAGCCCTATCATTGGCGGGGAGACCGCACGAACTTCCTGCACTTCGATGGAGCTTTTGGCAGCCTGATGGGCGGCACTCCGCTTTCCACCGCGGACATGGATGCCTATCGTTCGTTTATCAACACCATCAAGTTTCAACCGAATCCAAACCAAAACCTCGATCGCAGCTATCCCACCAGCTTCGCGGGTGGTAACGCGGTTGCAGGCCGCGGCCTGTTTCTGACCAATAATTATAATTTCGGATTGACCTGCAACACCTGCCACAACGCTCCGCCCGGGCCAGGTTCAACCAAACTTGTCATTCCGGCGGTGGCTTTGGAGGAATCGCAGGACTTCAAAGTCCCGCAGCTGCGGAACGTTTATCAAAAAATGAGTTTCAATAGTGCGCCCGGCACTAACAGCATTGGAGGCTTTGGACTCACGCACGATGGCAATGATGACAACCTGAACACGTTCCTGTCCCGTCCGGTGTTTGCAAACATACGAAGCAACGCCACCATCAAAGCGAACCTCGGGGCCTTCGTGCAATGCTTTGATACCGGAACAGCGCCCGCGGTTGGCTACACGCGTACGGTTGCGTCGACCAACGTCAGCACGCTGAGTATTTCAAACGACTGGAACTTGCTGGAAGCACAGGCAGCAGTGACCAATATCGACCTTGTTGTAAAAGGCGTCATTGATGGCAGGCTGCGTGGTCTGCTTTATAAGCCCATCACCAGAAATTATACTCCGGACTCCACCAGAGATGTTGTGCTTTCGAGGACGCAACTGATCCAAAAAATTCAAGCCGGCGGTCGGCTCACCGTTATGGGAGTGCCGCCAGGTTCGGGCGTGCGCATGGCCATTGATCGCGACCTCGATGGGGTTTTGGATGGCGATGTGCCTGCGCCAAAACTGCGAATCGGAACCGATACATTGAGTTGGCCGTACAAAGCGGCAGGATATGTCCTGGAGACCACTTCGAGCCTGGGAAGTGGAGCCTGGACAAATGCTAATGATGCCGTGGAGATAATCAACGGTCAGAACGTGATGACGAATCCCGCCGGAAACCGAACCCGCTTTTACCGGCTCCGGCTTCAATAA
- a CDS encoding VIT domain-containing protein, with the protein MKRRIWLLLVILGWMAAILPTYAAGVIIVDGEGDSTASHILPPGPIPPVPIPPPGPWPPRPIPPPYWHETRVYRFCPLEVQSEKVQTKITDQVAVTTIDQEFYNPNSQRLEGTFIFPIPKGAQIDKFSMEIDGKPVQAEILKAEKARDIYEGIVRKMKDPALMEYEGRDVLKLKIFPIEPNGKKRITLSYTQVLKLDSGLLNYVLPMNAGKYSSKPIKSVSVKVNVESKRPLKTIYSPSHEVEVKRDGSNRATVGYEASEVKPDADLQLYFAPEKDEIGVNLMAYKTGDEDGYFLLLASPGVDAKAKQIVSKDVVFVLDTSGSMSGKKMEQAKKALQFCVESLNDGDRFEIIRFSTESEPLFDKLAAVSKENREKAGDFIKNLKAMGGTAIDEALKKALSLESKEGRPFVVVFLTDGLPTVGTTDEDQILKGMQERNKEKRRIFCFGIGTDVNTHLLDRIAEETRAFSQYVLPEEDLEVKVSSFFSKINEPVLANPKLKFTADIRTTKMYPSPLPDLFKGEQLVLVGRYSGKGSSAAVIDGDVNGDKKKFTYDLNFPEHADEHDFIPRLWATRRVGYLLDEIRLHGESSELKDEVTDLARKYGIVTPYTAYLIVEDESKRGVAQSMQSMPRLTDDSEARRELSLNYNEFRMKADGLGAVAGARSGLALKSANSSSWGIQNGAYEAGRNLSRDNSVSPAAPPVAGSPATSTGLGDSTRKAMDSTQQGQFVGGKNFFENGSAWVDSEIQKSSQKEKVRVQFGSPEYFTLLKQHPETAQWLALGSNVQFVLAGKVYEIFDKEDSSGKKE; encoded by the coding sequence ATGAAGCGACGGATTTGGCTGTTACTGGTGATATTGGGATGGATGGCAGCAATCCTGCCAACTTATGCGGCTGGAGTCATTATTGTTGATGGGGAAGGTGATTCAACCGCCTCCCACATCCTTCCACCAGGACCAATTCCACCTGTCCCGATTCCTCCTCCCGGGCCTTGGCCACCTCGTCCCATTCCCCCTCCGTACTGGCATGAAACGCGAGTGTATCGGTTTTGTCCGTTGGAGGTTCAGTCTGAGAAGGTTCAGACGAAAATCACGGATCAGGTGGCAGTAACGACCATCGACCAGGAATTTTACAATCCCAATTCCCAACGCCTGGAAGGAACGTTCATTTTCCCAATTCCCAAGGGAGCGCAAATCGACAAGTTTTCGATGGAAATCGATGGCAAGCCGGTGCAGGCGGAGATACTGAAGGCCGAGAAGGCGCGGGATATTTACGAAGGCATTGTGCGGAAGATGAAAGATCCGGCGCTGATGGAGTACGAAGGACGCGATGTTCTGAAGTTAAAAATCTTTCCTATTGAACCGAATGGCAAAAAGCGCATCACGCTTTCCTACACCCAGGTGTTGAAGCTCGATTCCGGTTTGTTGAATTACGTCCTGCCGATGAATGCGGGCAAATATTCCTCCAAGCCCATTAAATCTGTGAGCGTGAAAGTAAATGTGGAGAGCAAACGCCCACTCAAAACCATTTATTCACCCAGTCACGAGGTGGAGGTCAAACGCGACGGATCGAATCGGGCGACGGTGGGATATGAAGCGAGTGAGGTAAAGCCGGATGCTGATTTGCAATTGTACTTTGCTCCAGAAAAAGATGAAATCGGGGTCAACCTCATGGCTTACAAAACGGGTGATGAGGATGGTTATTTTCTTTTGTTGGCTTCGCCCGGCGTGGATGCGAAGGCAAAGCAAATCGTTTCCAAGGATGTGGTGTTTGTACTCGATACGTCCGGTTCGATGTCCGGCAAAAAGATGGAGCAGGCAAAAAAAGCGCTGCAGTTTTGCGTGGAGAGTTTGAACGATGGAGACAGGTTTGAAATTATCCGATTCTCCACCGAAAGCGAGCCCTTATTCGATAAGTTAGCGGCAGTGTCCAAAGAGAATCGGGAGAAAGCAGGTGACTTTATCAAGAATCTCAAGGCCATGGGAGGCACGGCGATTGATGAGGCGTTGAAAAAGGCATTGTCACTTGAATCCAAAGAGGGCAGACCCTTTGTGGTGGTATTCTTAACCGATGGACTGCCAACAGTGGGAACGACTGACGAGGACCAAATCCTCAAAGGCATGCAGGAGCGAAACAAGGAAAAGCGGAGGATTTTCTGCTTCGGCATTGGCACCGATGTGAACACGCATCTGCTGGATAGGATCGCGGAAGAGACCAGGGCATTCAGCCAATACGTGCTGCCGGAGGAAGATCTGGAAGTGAAGGTTTCGAGCTTCTTCTCCAAGATTAACGAACCGGTGCTGGCAAATCCAAAACTGAAGTTTACGGCAGATATTCGCACGACCAAAATGTATCCTTCGCCACTGCCTGATTTGTTCAAGGGGGAACAACTGGTGCTTGTGGGCCGGTATTCGGGCAAAGGCAGTTCCGCCGCGGTTATCGATGGGGACGTGAATGGAGATAAAAAGAAATTTACCTACGACCTAAATTTTCCAGAGCATGCAGACGAGCATGATTTTATTCCACGGCTTTGGGCGACCAGGCGAGTGGGCTATTTGCTGGATGAAATTCGGCTCCACGGGGAGAGTTCGGAACTGAAGGATGAAGTGACAGATTTGGCTCGAAAGTATGGGATCGTCACGCCCTACACCGCTTACTTGATAGTCGAAGATGAATCCAAGCGCGGAGTTGCACAATCGATGCAATCAATGCCCCGGTTGACCGACGATAGTGAGGCTAGGCGGGAACTGTCTCTGAATTATAACGAGTTTAGAATGAAAGCAGATGGGCTTGGAGCGGTAGCGGGGGCGCGGTCCGGGCTGGCTCTGAAGTCGGCAAATTCATCTTCGTGGGGCATCCAAAATGGTGCCTATGAAGCAGGGCGTAACCTGTCTCGTGACAATTCGGTAAGTCCCGCAGCACCTCCAGTAGCAGGTTCGCCCGCGACAAGCACCGGCTTAGGTGACTCGACGAGGAAGGCCATGGACTCCACACAACAGGGGCAGTTCGTCGGCGGAAAAAACTTCTTCGAGAACGGAAGTGCCTGGGTGGATTCGGAGATTCAAAAGTCTTCCCAGAAGGAAAAAGTGAGGGTGCAATTTGGGTCGCCAGAATATTTTACGTTGTTGAAACAGCATCCAGAGACGGCGCAATGGCTGGCGCTGGGATCAAATGTTCAGTTTGTGCTTGCAGGCAAGGTTTACGAGATTTTTGATAAGGAGGATTCGTCCGGGAAAAAGGAATGA